In Nitrospira sp., a single genomic region encodes these proteins:
- the cimA gene encoding citramalate synthase has translation MPKRPSTRKPQRRTSDRSDVSLAALPKAPTIEIYDTTLRDGAQAEDVSFSVEDKVRIAQKLDDLGVHFIEGGWPGANPKDIEFFRIIKTIPLQHASVIAFGSTRKASNPVDKDPTIQALLSADTQTITLFGKSWTFQVTDALGIALSKNIEIIEDSIEYLQSKGRRVFYDAEHFFDGYKADPEYALKTIRAAVAAGAARIILCDTNGGSMPWEIREICRAVQAECSIPLGIHAHNDCEMAVANSLIAIEAGVRQVQGTINGIGERCGNANLTSIVPNLQLKMKRPALGDRLSRLKDVSGFVTEIANLMPNKHQPYVGDAAFAHKGGVHIHAVLKNPATYEHIDPARVGNRQRMLVSDYAGRSGILEKIESYGLKIAKDHSKVGELVETLKERENQGYQFEGAEGSFELLMRKVMGAHSPSFQLLGFRVVVERKQDDGTSSSEATVTVKVGKTVAHARGTGSGPVNALDHALRTSLERFYPELREVKLLDYKVRVLSANRGTESKVRVLIESGDHKDKWGTVGVSENIMEASWQALADSIEYKLLARDRSSDQSSS, from the coding sequence ATGCCGAAACGTCCTTCAACACGCAAACCTCAACGTCGGACCAGCGATCGCTCCGATGTCTCGCTAGCGGCTCTGCCTAAGGCTCCCACGATTGAAATTTATGACACCACGCTGCGTGATGGTGCGCAGGCCGAGGACGTCAGTTTTTCCGTTGAGGATAAGGTTCGCATCGCGCAGAAGCTGGACGACCTGGGAGTTCATTTCATCGAGGGCGGTTGGCCTGGCGCCAATCCCAAGGATATCGAGTTTTTTCGTATCATCAAGACCATTCCGCTGCAGCATGCGAGCGTGATCGCGTTTGGCTCCACGCGCAAAGCCAGCAATCCAGTGGACAAAGACCCGACGATCCAAGCGCTGCTTTCTGCCGACACCCAGACGATTACTCTGTTCGGGAAAAGTTGGACTTTCCAGGTCACCGACGCCCTCGGCATCGCACTGAGCAAGAACATCGAGATTATTGAGGATTCGATCGAGTACTTGCAGTCCAAAGGGCGCCGAGTCTTTTATGACGCGGAGCATTTTTTCGACGGGTACAAGGCCGACCCCGAATACGCGCTGAAAACGATCCGTGCAGCTGTGGCCGCCGGTGCGGCGCGCATCATTCTGTGCGATACGAACGGCGGATCAATGCCGTGGGAAATCCGCGAAATCTGTCGTGCCGTCCAAGCCGAATGCTCGATTCCTCTTGGAATCCATGCCCACAACGACTGTGAAATGGCGGTCGCCAATTCCCTTATTGCGATCGAAGCTGGGGTCAGGCAGGTGCAGGGGACGATCAACGGGATCGGAGAACGCTGCGGCAACGCCAACCTCACCTCCATTGTTCCGAATCTACAGTTGAAGATGAAGCGACCGGCACTAGGAGATCGACTCAGCCGGCTGAAGGACGTGTCGGGCTTTGTCACAGAAATCGCCAACCTCATGCCCAACAAGCATCAGCCCTATGTGGGAGATGCGGCGTTTGCCCATAAAGGCGGCGTCCACATCCATGCTGTGCTCAAGAACCCAGCAACCTATGAGCATATCGACCCCGCGAGGGTCGGCAATCGACAACGCATGCTTGTTTCCGACTATGCCGGCCGGAGCGGCATCCTGGAAAAAATTGAGTCGTACGGGCTGAAGATTGCGAAGGATCATTCCAAGGTCGGGGAGCTCGTTGAAACGCTCAAAGAACGGGAGAATCAGGGCTATCAGTTTGAAGGGGCGGAAGGTTCGTTCGAGTTGCTCATGCGAAAGGTCATGGGGGCCCATTCTCCTTCGTTTCAGCTGCTGGGATTTCGCGTGGTGGTCGAGAGAAAGCAAGATGACGGGACCTCCAGCTCTGAAGCCACGGTCACGGTCAAGGTGGGTAAAACCGTCGCACATGCCCGAGGAACAGGCTCCGGACCTGTGAACGCACTGGATCATGCTCTGCGGACGTCATTGGAACGCTTTTATCCGGAGCTCCGTGAAGTGAAGTTACTCGACTATAAGGTGAGGGTCCTTTCCGCCAATCGTGGTACGGAATCCAAGGTGCGTGTCCTCATTGAATCAGGAGATCATAAGGATAAGTGGGGAACGGTCGGGGTCTCTGAGAACATCATGGAGGCAAGTTGGCAGGCCTTGGCCGATAGCATTGAGTATAAATTGCTCGCCAGAGACCGGTCGTCCGACCAGTCGTCCTCCTGA
- a CDS encoding MerR family transcriptional regulator, with protein MGNEPRLGSKVFYKIGEVSQVTKLPAYVLRFWESQFPFLKPKKSRGNQRLYVRRDIEIVLEIKRMLYEEGHTLEGVKRYWARRGRVSAQRLKPKELAQKLRGSLQAILKLLESQ; from the coding sequence ATGGGGAATGAGCCCCGGCTGGGAAGCAAAGTCTTCTATAAAATAGGGGAAGTCAGCCAGGTTACGAAGCTGCCCGCATATGTCCTGCGGTTTTGGGAGTCGCAGTTTCCCTTTCTGAAGCCCAAAAAAAGTCGTGGAAACCAGCGATTGTACGTCAGGCGTGATATTGAGATCGTTCTGGAGATTAAGCGGATGCTCTATGAAGAAGGCCACACGCTTGAGGGAGTGAAACGGTATTGGGCTAGACGAGGCCGGGTTTCCGCCCAGCGGCTGAAGCCAAAGGAATTGGCGCAGAAGTTGCGGGGCAGTCTCCAAGCCATTTTGAAACTCCTGGAATCTCAATGA
- a CDS encoding aspartate kinase has protein sequence MSLIVQKYGGTSVGTVERIHRVADNVERACKDGHQVVVVLSAMSGETDRLLRLAHEMTPLPDERELDMLLSTGERVTIALLAMALRGRNLDARSFTGRQVGILTDSAHTRARITKVTAERIRESLARGIIPVVAGFQGINQQSDVTTLGRGGSDLTAVALAGALKADRCVIFTDVDGVYTTDPNIVPSARRIDKISYEEMLEMASLGAKVLQSRSVEFAAKFNVPLEVNSSFKEGKGTLVTREDRDMEAVAVSGVTGDRNQAKITIVGVPDKPGIAAGLFGPVAEANILVDVIIQNMSQAALTDISFTIPRVDVKKAVPLIQEVAKNIGAKTVSVTEAIAKVSLVGVGMRSHSGVAAKMFEVLSQEGVNIIMISTSEIKISCVIDEKYLELAMRSLHSAFGLDQPRNDDRTSK, from the coding sequence ATGTCCTTGATTGTTCAGAAATACGGCGGAACCTCTGTCGGTACGGTCGAGCGGATCCATCGCGTTGCGGACAACGTCGAGCGGGCGTGTAAGGACGGGCATCAGGTCGTCGTGGTGTTATCGGCCATGAGCGGCGAGACGGATCGCTTGTTGCGCCTCGCACACGAAATGACTCCCCTGCCGGATGAACGGGAACTCGACATGCTGCTTTCGACCGGCGAGCGCGTCACCATCGCCCTTCTGGCGATGGCGTTACGTGGCCGCAATCTCGATGCGCGATCATTCACCGGTCGTCAGGTCGGCATCTTGACGGACAGTGCTCATACCAGAGCCCGTATCACGAAGGTGACGGCCGAGCGCATCCGTGAATCCTTGGCGAGGGGTATCATCCCCGTCGTGGCCGGCTTCCAGGGGATCAACCAGCAGTCGGACGTTACGACATTGGGACGCGGGGGTTCCGATCTAACGGCGGTCGCATTGGCTGGGGCGCTCAAGGCCGATCGATGCGTGATCTTTACGGACGTCGACGGCGTCTACACCACTGATCCTAATATCGTGCCGTCGGCTCGACGCATCGACAAGATCTCGTATGAAGAAATGTTGGAAATGGCCAGTCTCGGGGCGAAGGTGCTGCAGAGCCGCTCCGTGGAATTTGCAGCGAAGTTCAACGTGCCGCTGGAGGTCAATTCGAGTTTCAAGGAAGGAAAGGGGACGCTTGTGACACGCGAAGACAGAGACATGGAGGCCGTCGCGGTTTCCGGAGTCACGGGCGACCGGAATCAGGCCAAGATCACGATCGTCGGGGTGCCGGACAAGCCGGGCATCGCAGCCGGTCTCTTCGGGCCGGTGGCCGAGGCGAATATCCTTGTCGATGTGATCATTCAGAACATGAGTCAGGCGGCCTTGACCGACATCTCTTTTACGATTCCCCGAGTGGATGTGAAAAAGGCCGTCCCGCTCATTCAGGAGGTGGCCAAGAACATCGGAGCCAAGACCGTCTCTGTTACGGAGGCGATTGCCAAAGTTTCGCTGGTAGGGGTGGGGATGCGTTCCCACTCGGGGGTGGCCGCCAAGATGTTCGAGGTCCTGTCGCAGGAAGGTGTCAACATCATCATGATCAGCACCTCAGAAATCAAGATCTCCTGCGTCATCGATGAAAAATATCTTGAACTTGCCATGCGGTCACTGCACTCGGCGTTCGGCCTTGACCAGCCTCGGAACGACGACCGAACGTCGAAATAG
- a CDS encoding integration host factor subunit alpha, translated as MRKADIANEIYKQVGISKNEAADIVELVLNMLKAVLQKGESVKIAGFGNFVVRSKGARKGRNPRTGEEIGITPRRVVTFRPSQVFKKYVNS; from the coding sequence ATGAGAAAGGCAGATATTGCGAACGAAATCTACAAGCAGGTTGGAATTTCGAAGAATGAGGCGGCGGACATTGTAGAGCTCGTGCTGAACATGCTCAAGGCTGTGTTGCAAAAGGGAGAATCGGTCAAGATTGCTGGTTTCGGAAATTTTGTTGTCAGGAGCAAAGGTGCACGAAAAGGTCGAAATCCTCGAACAGGCGAAGAAATTGGGATTACGCCCCGTCGTGTCGTGACCTTCCGTCCCAGTCAGGTATTCAAAAAGTACGTCAATTCATAA